One genomic region from Solwaraspora sp. WMMD792 encodes:
- a CDS encoding extracellular solute-binding protein produces the protein MNGTTVRAVAVAAAATLALTGCGSGDDPTDSAGDEQVSAADVQAALEAGGELTVWAWEPTLAEVVTGFQAAYPNVTVELVNAGTGDDQYTALQNAIAAGDGLPDVAQIEYYALPQFALAGSVTDLTGYGAGDLADTFTPGPWSSVNTGGGVHGLPMDSGPMALFYNQEVFDEHGIDVPATWDEYVDAARELHRADPQVYITNDVGDAGFTTSLIWQSGGQPFQVDGTEVRIDFTDDGSARFADTWEQLISEDLLAPVSSWSDQWYQGLADGTIASLATGAWMPANLISGVADGAGKWRVAPLPQWDAGGTASAENGGSSLAVPSAAANKALAYGFIEYANAGDGVQIRVDGGAFPATTAQLQSPEFLGAEFAYFGGQQANEIFAESAGNVVDGWSYLPFQVYANSVFNDTVGQAYVSDTPLTDALNAWRDTCVSYGTDQGFTVS, from the coding sequence ATGAACGGCACCACTGTGCGGGCGGTCGCGGTCGCCGCGGCGGCCACCCTGGCGCTAACCGGCTGCGGCTCCGGCGACGACCCGACCGACTCCGCCGGTGACGAGCAGGTCTCCGCCGCCGACGTGCAGGCCGCCCTGGAGGCCGGCGGCGAGTTGACCGTCTGGGCCTGGGAACCGACCCTCGCCGAGGTCGTCACCGGCTTCCAGGCCGCCTACCCGAACGTCACGGTGGAACTGGTCAACGCCGGCACCGGCGACGACCAGTACACCGCCCTGCAGAACGCGATCGCCGCCGGTGACGGGCTGCCCGACGTCGCCCAGATCGAGTACTACGCGCTGCCGCAGTTCGCCCTCGCCGGGTCGGTCACCGACCTCACCGGTTACGGGGCCGGCGACCTGGCCGACACCTTCACCCCCGGACCCTGGTCGTCGGTGAACACCGGCGGCGGCGTCCACGGCCTGCCGATGGACTCCGGCCCGATGGCGCTGTTCTACAACCAGGAGGTCTTCGACGAGCACGGCATCGACGTGCCGGCCACCTGGGACGAGTACGTCGACGCCGCCCGTGAACTGCACCGGGCCGACCCGCAGGTGTACATCACCAACGACGTCGGCGACGCCGGCTTCACCACCAGCCTGATCTGGCAGTCCGGCGGTCAGCCGTTCCAGGTCGACGGCACCGAGGTGCGCATCGACTTCACCGACGACGGCTCGGCCCGGTTCGCCGACACCTGGGAGCAGCTGATCAGTGAGGACCTGCTCGCCCCGGTCAGCTCGTGGAGCGACCAGTGGTACCAGGGGCTGGCCGACGGGACCATCGCCAGCCTCGCCACCGGCGCCTGGATGCCGGCCAACCTGATCTCCGGCGTCGCCGACGGTGCCGGCAAGTGGCGGGTCGCCCCGCTGCCGCAGTGGGACGCCGGTGGCACCGCCAGCGCCGAGAACGGCGGCAGCTCACTGGCCGTCCCGTCGGCGGCGGCGAACAAGGCCCTCGCGTACGGGTTCATCGAGTACGCCAACGCCGGCGACGGGGTGCAGATCCGGGTCGACGGCGGCGCCTTCCCGGCCACCACCGCGCAGCTGCAGTCGCCGGAGTTCCTCGGCGCCGAGTTCGCGTACTTCGGCGGGCAGCAGGCCAACGAGATCTTCGCCGAGTCGGCCGGCAACGTCGTCGACGGCTGGTCCTACCTGCCGTTCCAGGTGTACGCCAACAGTGTGTTCAACGACACCGTCGGTCAGGCGTACGTGTCGGACACCCCGCTGACCGACGCGCTGAACGCCTGGCGGGACACCTGCGTCAGCTACGGCACCGACCAGGGCTTCACCGTCAGCTGA
- a CDS encoding carbohydrate ABC transporter permease, translating into MTPALTRVRRPATTRVRRPGRSLTLTALTGIVLVYSLVPLIWLLVNATKSQPGLFSSFGLWFADDFALWDNVVETLRYDDGIFLRWLGNTLLYVLAGAGGATLLATLGGYGLAKFDFVGRWAVFAIVIGAVAVPGTALAVPTFLMFSRLGLTNTPWAVIVPSLITPFGLYLMWVFAAEAIPDELLEAARCDGASELRTLFQICLPLLAPGIVTVLLFSMVATWNNYFLPLIMLKDPDWYPLTLGLDAWNAQAATAGGQPVFHLVITGSLLTILPLLAAFLLLQRYWQSGLAAGGVKE; encoded by the coding sequence ATGACGCCGGCCCTCACCCGGGTGCGTCGGCCCGCCACCACCCGGGTGCGTCGGCCCGGCCGCAGTCTGACCCTGACCGCGCTGACCGGGATCGTCCTCGTCTACAGCCTCGTCCCGCTGATCTGGCTGCTGGTCAACGCCACCAAGTCGCAGCCGGGCCTGTTCTCCTCGTTCGGGCTGTGGTTCGCCGACGACTTCGCGCTGTGGGACAACGTCGTCGAGACGCTGCGCTACGACGACGGGATCTTCCTGCGCTGGCTGGGCAACACCCTGCTGTACGTGCTCGCCGGTGCCGGCGGTGCCACCCTGCTCGCCACCCTCGGCGGGTACGGCCTGGCCAAGTTCGACTTCGTCGGCCGCTGGGCGGTCTTCGCGATCGTCATCGGCGCGGTCGCCGTGCCCGGCACGGCGCTGGCCGTGCCGACCTTTTTGATGTTCAGCCGTCTCGGGCTGACCAACACGCCATGGGCGGTGATCGTCCCGTCGCTGATCACACCGTTCGGGCTCTATCTGATGTGGGTGTTCGCCGCCGAGGCGATCCCCGACGAACTGCTGGAGGCGGCGCGGTGCGACGGGGCGAGCGAACTGCGCACCCTGTTCCAGATCTGTCTGCCGCTGCTGGCTCCCGGCATCGTCACGGTGCTGCTGTTCAGCATGGTCGCCACCTGGAACAACTACTTCCTGCCGCTGATCATGCTGAAGGACCCGGACTGGTACCCGCTGACCCTCGGCCTGGACGCCTGGAACGCCCAGGCCGCCACCGCCGGCGGCCAGCCGGTGTTCCACCTGGTCATCACCGGGTCGCTGCTGACCATCCTGCCGCTGCTGGCGGCCTTCCTGCTCCTGCAGCGCTACTGGCAGTCGGGGCTGGCCGCCGGCGGCGTCAAGGAGTGA
- a CDS encoding sugar ABC transporter permease, with amino-acid sequence MTTPQARPRRLPRRRSLAGWQFVAPFMLVFALVFIAPIGYAIHLSLYRRQLIGGNSFVGLDNYQRALTDPQFWSALGRVAVFLAVQVPIMLFLALLVALAIDSGRLYGRSFFRVAIFLPYAVPAVVATLMWGFMYGTRFGLVGNINDALGVTLPDPLHPDLVLLSIGNIVTWEFVGYNMVIFYSALRVVPTSLYEAAEVDGAGQLRVIRAIKLPAIRGALVIATIFSIIGSFQLFNEPSILQHLAPNAITTYFTPNLYAYSLSFSGQQYNYSATVAIVMGLVTMAIAYLVQLRGIREGR; translated from the coding sequence ATGACCACTCCGCAGGCGCGACCTCGCCGGCTGCCGCGCCGGCGCTCGCTGGCCGGCTGGCAGTTCGTCGCGCCGTTCATGCTGGTCTTCGCGCTCGTCTTCATCGCGCCGATCGGCTACGCGATCCACCTCAGCCTCTACCGACGGCAGCTGATCGGCGGCAACTCCTTCGTCGGGCTGGACAACTACCAGCGGGCGCTGACCGACCCGCAGTTCTGGTCGGCGCTCGGCCGGGTGGCCGTCTTCCTCGCCGTCCAGGTGCCGATCATGCTGTTCCTCGCGCTGCTGGTGGCGCTGGCCATCGACAGCGGTCGGCTGTACGGCAGGAGCTTCTTCCGGGTCGCGATCTTCCTGCCGTACGCGGTCCCGGCCGTCGTCGCCACGCTGATGTGGGGCTTCATGTACGGCACCCGGTTCGGGCTGGTCGGCAACATCAACGACGCGCTCGGCGTGACGCTGCCCGACCCGCTGCACCCCGACCTGGTGCTGCTGTCCATCGGCAACATCGTCACCTGGGAGTTCGTCGGCTACAACATGGTCATCTTCTATTCGGCGCTGCGCGTGGTGCCGACGTCGCTGTACGAGGCGGCCGAGGTCGACGGTGCCGGTCAGCTGCGGGTCATCCGCGCCATCAAACTGCCGGCCATCCGGGGCGCGCTGGTCATCGCCACCATCTTCTCCATCATCGGCAGCTTCCAGCTGTTCAACGAACCGAGCATCCTGCAGCACCTGGCACCCAACGCGATCACCACCTACTTCACCCCCAACCTGTACGCGTACTCGCTGTCGTTCTCGGGGCAGCAGTACAACTACTCGGCCACCGTCGCCATCGTGATGGGCCTGGTGACCATGGCGATCGCGTACCTCGTCCAGCTGCGCGGTATCCGGGAGGGACGATGA
- a CDS encoding tetratricopeptide repeat protein produces MRVAMVHGVDTRPPDRLVRDAAGARTVDDLAALLRALRRRHARREGQRVLSYRVLATRAGWSHTAVAEYLTGKTLPPTDRFDVLVGLLGASPVERGVLASARDRVDEQRRVTVPTDPAVGPVDQVVRAVPRQLPPALGHFSGRRTELAQLARLAPATDPARQITPAGTVRIVAVSGTAGVGKTTLVVQWAHQVADRFPDGQLYLNLRGFDPDGSVTEPATALRLLLDALGVPPVQVPTDLDAQAALYRTTLASRRLLIVLDNARDSGHVRMLLPSSPQCLVVVTSRNQLTGLVAAHGAQPLTLDLLHPADAAELLRRRVGQRRCAAEPAAVDEIVARCVGLPLALAVVAARAVIAPQMPLMALATELRVARHRLDALAPDDPQLGVRAVFSWSYQALSPSAAQLFRLLGVHPGPTVSAPAAASLAGLPVARVRPLLAELVRANLLNAYPGGRHGLHDLLRVYAAERARELETGSALDAALRRLVDHYVRSAYQADQTLQPNPAPTVPGPARPGVVAELPMDSQAALTWFAAEHTVLEAVFDAAVAAGLRAEALHLTQVTYTYLDRRGHWSALTVMQRSALQLARQVGDVAAAAVAHRHLARAYTRTSRYAEAEGHLGAALKLEQGRGDLARQGLTHLNLSLLRERQERHREALAHGRTAYELYAAAGDRRGEGKALNVVGWQHAQLGEYAETLDWCGRALRLLRELGDGPGQATTWHSLGYAYQHLGDPDEAAVCYQEALELFRRLGDRHLEALVLSSLGEVGHDTGDLAAAEACWGAAVRILDSLRHPDAEPVRAQLNGLTGRG; encoded by the coding sequence GTGAGAGTCGCGATGGTGCACGGAGTGGACACGCGGCCGCCCGACCGGCTGGTGCGCGACGCCGCCGGGGCGCGGACAGTGGACGACCTTGCCGCGTTGCTGAGGGCGCTGCGGCGGCGGCACGCCCGCCGCGAGGGTCAGCGGGTGCTGTCCTACCGGGTGCTGGCCACCCGCGCCGGCTGGTCGCACACGGCGGTGGCGGAGTACCTCACCGGTAAGACGCTGCCGCCGACGGACCGGTTCGACGTGCTGGTCGGGTTGCTCGGCGCCAGTCCGGTCGAGCGTGGTGTGCTGGCCAGCGCCCGGGACCGGGTCGACGAGCAGCGTCGCGTCACCGTGCCGACGGACCCGGCGGTCGGGCCCGTCGACCAGGTCGTCCGGGCGGTGCCCCGGCAGCTGCCACCGGCGCTCGGGCACTTCAGCGGCCGCCGTACCGAGTTGGCGCAGCTCGCCCGGCTCGCGCCGGCCACCGACCCGGCGCGGCAGATCACCCCGGCCGGTACGGTCCGGATCGTGGCGGTCAGCGGCACCGCCGGGGTCGGCAAGACGACCCTCGTCGTGCAATGGGCGCACCAGGTCGCCGACCGGTTCCCCGACGGACAGCTCTACCTGAACCTGCGCGGTTTCGACCCGGACGGTTCGGTGACCGAGCCGGCCACCGCGCTGCGGCTGCTGCTCGACGCGCTCGGCGTACCGCCGGTCCAGGTGCCGACCGACCTGGACGCTCAGGCCGCGCTGTACCGCACCACATTGGCCAGTCGTCGGCTGCTGATCGTGCTGGACAACGCCCGCGACAGTGGTCACGTACGGATGCTGCTGCCCAGCTCGCCGCAGTGCCTGGTGGTGGTGACCAGCCGGAACCAGCTCACCGGGCTGGTCGCCGCGCACGGCGCCCAGCCGTTGACCCTCGACCTGCTGCACCCGGCGGACGCGGCGGAACTGCTGCGGCGGCGGGTCGGCCAGCGGCGGTGCGCCGCCGAGCCGGCAGCGGTGGACGAGATCGTCGCCCGGTGCGTCGGCCTGCCGTTGGCGTTGGCGGTGGTCGCGGCGCGTGCCGTCATCGCGCCGCAGATGCCGTTGATGGCGCTCGCCACCGAGCTGCGGGTCGCCCGGCACCGCCTCGACGCGCTGGCGCCGGACGATCCGCAGCTCGGGGTACGCGCCGTCTTCTCCTGGTCCTACCAGGCGCTGAGCCCGTCGGCGGCGCAGCTGTTCCGGCTGCTCGGTGTCCACCCCGGTCCTACCGTGTCGGCCCCGGCGGCGGCGAGTCTCGCCGGTCTGCCGGTGGCGCGGGTACGGCCGCTGCTCGCCGAGCTGGTCCGGGCGAACCTGTTGAACGCGTACCCCGGTGGGCGGCACGGTCTGCACGACCTGCTGCGGGTCTACGCTGCGGAACGGGCCCGGGAGCTGGAGACCGGGTCGGCGCTTGACGCCGCTCTGCGCCGGTTGGTCGACCACTATGTCCGCAGCGCGTATCAGGCCGACCAGACCTTGCAGCCGAACCCGGCGCCGACGGTGCCCGGTCCGGCCCGCCCCGGTGTCGTCGCCGAACTGCCGATGGACAGCCAGGCGGCGCTGACCTGGTTCGCCGCCGAGCACACCGTGCTGGAGGCGGTGTTCGACGCGGCCGTCGCCGCCGGGCTGAGGGCTGAAGCGCTGCATCTCACTCAGGTGACGTACACCTATCTGGACCGACGCGGGCACTGGTCGGCGTTGACCGTCATGCAGCGGTCCGCCTTGCAGTTGGCCCGGCAGGTCGGTGATGTCGCCGCGGCGGCGGTGGCGCATCGCCACCTCGCCCGTGCGTACACCCGGACCAGCCGGTACGCCGAGGCCGAGGGGCATCTCGGTGCCGCGTTGAAGCTGGAGCAGGGCCGAGGCGACCTGGCACGGCAGGGGCTCACCCACCTGAACCTGTCGTTGCTGCGAGAGAGGCAGGAGCGTCATCGCGAGGCGTTGGCGCACGGGCGGACGGCGTACGAGCTCTACGCGGCGGCCGGTGACCGACGGGGGGAGGGCAAGGCGCTCAACGTGGTCGGCTGGCAGCACGCCCAGCTCGGCGAGTACGCCGAGACGCTGGACTGGTGCGGTCGGGCGTTGCGCCTGCTGCGCGAGCTCGGGGACGGGCCCGGGCAGGCGACCACCTGGCACAGCCTGGGGTACGCGTACCAGCATCTCGGTGATCCGGACGAGGCCGCGGTCTGTTACCAGGAGGCGCTGGAGCTGTTCCGTCGGCTCGGTGACCGGCATCTGGAGGCGCTGGTGTTGAGCAGCCTGGGTGAGGTCGGGCACGACACCGGGGATCTGGCGGCGGCCGAGGCGTGCTGGGGCGCGGCGGTGCGCATCCTGGACAGTCTGCGGCATCCGGACGCCGAACCGGTCCGCGCCCAACTGAACGGGTTGACCGGCCGGGGTTGA
- a CDS encoding heavy metal translocating P-type ATPase, whose translation MNDEPTAGRRSPRWRTWAPLAALTAVVLAGGVLRLAGAGSVADGVWAVATVAALLPALRWMGQSLRRRRIGVDVIAVLALVGALLAAEYLAGAVVALMLASGHTLETYAQRRASRDLQALVAHAPRTARRRAADGTVAAVDVGEVVAGDRLVVGPGDVVPVDGVVEEPATLDESVVTGESRPVERAAGERVASGVVNAGAAVGLRAVETAQGSTYAGIVRLAAEAGAGKAPTVRLADRYAAAFVPFTLVLAGAGWIVSGEFVRAVAVLVVATPCPLLLATPVAIVAGLSRAARRGVLVRDGGALEQLGHARTLLVDKTGTLTTGRPETADVVTGDGADPTELLRLAASVEQLSPHVLAGAVVRAAGDRGLRLTAPAEVTEDPGRGVRGRVDGRTVRVGQPDGPLPDWAVRVRDRAEADGLSAVWVGVDGVPAGAILLRDPVRPDAAGTVRRLRQAGFTRLVMLTGDRREVAERVAAQVEVDDIVARCPPQEKTARVRDESARAVTVMVGDGVNDAPALAAAHVGVAVGGTGTSAAAGVADAVLTGDRLDRLADAVDIAHRSRRIAVQSASVGMGLAVVAMAVAAFGLLPPVAGAFTQEGIDVAVILNALRALRPGRRRPATSSPGTP comes from the coding sequence GTGAACGACGAGCCGACCGCCGGACGCCGGTCGCCGCGCTGGCGGACCTGGGCGCCGCTGGCGGCGCTGACCGCCGTGGTGCTGGCCGGCGGCGTGCTGCGCCTCGCCGGTGCCGGCTCCGTCGCCGACGGGGTGTGGGCGGTCGCCACGGTCGCGGCGCTGCTGCCGGCGCTGCGCTGGATGGGTCAGTCGCTGCGCCGGCGACGGATCGGCGTCGACGTCATCGCCGTACTCGCCCTGGTCGGCGCGCTGCTGGCCGCCGAGTACCTGGCCGGCGCGGTGGTGGCGCTGATGCTGGCCAGCGGGCACACCCTGGAGACGTACGCGCAGCGGCGAGCCAGCCGGGACCTGCAGGCGCTCGTCGCACACGCACCGCGTACCGCCCGGCGGCGGGCCGCCGACGGCACCGTCGCCGCCGTCGACGTGGGTGAGGTCGTCGCCGGGGACCGGCTGGTCGTCGGCCCCGGCGACGTGGTGCCGGTCGACGGCGTCGTCGAGGAGCCGGCCACCCTCGACGAGTCGGTGGTGACCGGTGAGTCACGGCCGGTGGAGCGGGCCGCCGGGGAGCGCGTCGCCAGCGGGGTGGTCAACGCCGGGGCGGCGGTGGGGCTGCGTGCCGTCGAGACCGCGCAGGGCAGCACGTACGCCGGGATCGTCCGGCTGGCCGCCGAGGCCGGTGCCGGCAAGGCACCGACGGTACGCCTGGCCGACCGGTACGCCGCCGCGTTCGTCCCGTTCACCCTGGTGCTGGCCGGAGCCGGCTGGATCGTCTCCGGCGAGTTCGTCCGCGCGGTCGCCGTGCTGGTCGTCGCCACCCCCTGCCCGTTGCTGCTGGCCACCCCGGTCGCCATCGTCGCCGGGCTGTCCCGCGCCGCACGCCGCGGCGTGCTGGTCCGCGACGGCGGTGCGCTGGAGCAGCTCGGCCACGCCCGTACCCTGCTGGTCGACAAGACCGGGACGTTGACCACGGGTCGGCCGGAGACCGCCGACGTGGTCACCGGCGACGGAGCCGACCCGACCGAACTGCTGCGGCTGGCCGCCTCGGTGGAACAGCTCTCCCCGCACGTACTGGCTGGCGCGGTGGTCCGGGCCGCCGGCGACCGGGGCCTGCGGTTGACCGCCCCGGCCGAGGTCACCGAGGATCCCGGCCGGGGTGTCCGTGGCCGGGTCGACGGCCGTACGGTGCGGGTCGGCCAGCCGGACGGGCCGCTGCCGGACTGGGCGGTCCGGGTCCGGGACCGGGCCGAAGCCGACGGGCTGTCGGCGGTGTGGGTCGGCGTGGACGGCGTCCCCGCCGGGGCGATCCTGCTGCGCGACCCGGTGCGGCCCGACGCCGCCGGCACGGTGCGGCGGCTGCGGCAGGCCGGGTTCACCCGGCTGGTCATGCTGACCGGCGACCGGCGGGAGGTGGCCGAGCGGGTCGCCGCGCAGGTCGAGGTGGACGACATCGTGGCGCGCTGCCCACCACAGGAGAAGACCGCCCGGGTACGCGACGAGTCGGCCCGCGCGGTGACGGTGATGGTCGGCGACGGGGTGAACGACGCCCCGGCGTTGGCCGCCGCCCACGTGGGCGTGGCAGTCGGCGGCACCGGAACCAGCGCCGCGGCCGGGGTCGCCGACGCGGTACTCACCGGCGACCGGCTGGACCGGCTCGCCGACGCGGTCGACATCGCTCACCGGTCCCGGCGGATCGCGGTGCAGAGCGCCTCGGTCGGCATGGGCCTGGCGGTGGTGGCGATGGCGGTCGCCGCGTTCGGCCTGCTGCCGCCGGTGGCCGGCGCGTTCACTCAGGAGGGCATCGACGTCGCGGTGATCCTCAACGCGCTGCGCGCCCTGCGCCCCGGCCGCCGCCGACCCGCCACGTCGTCACCCGGCACGCCGTGA
- a CDS encoding DUF4232 domain-containing protein, protein MRVARTAAVACLIPAALTLAACGDSAPDAEPTTDTSPTASAAPTTAADPTGDGSDAPGDGGTAACASTDLAVDVIFQQAGVAMLALTNDSAAPCQLDGWVTLAFERADRSPVDVAQRQVEQPGPPVATDLDPGESAFAGVKWAACDPASTDCAVATTVRVGAPGDSTTVVARTVGLDGEEAVGELPIADVQIGSIQPSTQGVVAW, encoded by the coding sequence ATGCGTGTTGCCCGTACCGCCGCCGTGGCCTGTCTGATCCCCGCCGCGCTGACCCTCGCCGCCTGCGGTGACTCCGCACCCGACGCGGAGCCGACCACCGACACGTCGCCGACCGCCAGCGCAGCGCCGACCACCGCTGCCGACCCGACGGGCGACGGATCCGACGCCCCAGGCGATGGCGGTACGGCCGCCTGTGCCAGTACCGACCTGGCTGTCGACGTGATCTTTCAGCAGGCCGGCGTAGCGATGCTGGCGCTGACCAACGACTCAGCGGCACCGTGTCAGCTCGACGGTTGGGTGACACTGGCCTTCGAGCGCGCCGACCGCAGCCCAGTCGACGTGGCGCAGCGACAGGTGGAGCAGCCGGGGCCGCCGGTCGCCACTGACCTGGATCCGGGCGAGTCCGCGTTCGCCGGAGTCAAGTGGGCCGCCTGCGACCCGGCGTCGACCGACTGCGCGGTGGCGACCACGGTCCGGGTCGGCGCGCCCGGTGACAGCACGACGGTGGTCGCCCGGACCGTCGGCCTGGACGGCGAAGAGGCAGTCGGCGAGCTGCCGATCGCCGACGTGCAGATCGGCTCGATCCAGCCGTCCACCCAGGGCGTCGTCGCCTGGTAG
- a CDS encoding amidohydrolase family protein, producing the protein MKTLFSGGAVVTMDPTIGDLDSGDVLVRDDRIVAVGPDLRSHPDAAGATVVDTTGGIVCPGFVDTHRHAWQAQLRRGIPDVNDLGEYVMSTLAGVAPAYTPHDMYVGTRLAALTALDAGITTMLDFSHNSRSAAHSDAAVQALIDTGIRGVHASMGPHFGDWDKQWPADLVRLRETFHGANDGLVTVRLAALATDEIAGPALAYGPELAALARDLGIGVSVDAVFGESSSAAIESWTTAGLLGPDVTLIHATGLTGQAWKVIGDTGTTVALAPTSEAQIGLETAVPAIDEALAVGVRPGLSIDVEVALASDMFTQMRALHAIQRMRAVHATYGTDHPVGQRITTRDVLDFATAQGARTNGLGDVTGSLSPGKQADLLVVRADEVNTMPLNDAVGTLVLGADARNIDTVVVGGRIRKAAGRLVDVDVDELRRTVTASRESIRASVDG; encoded by the coding sequence ATGAAGACGCTGTTCAGCGGAGGCGCGGTCGTCACCATGGACCCGACGATCGGCGACCTCGACTCCGGCGACGTGCTGGTCCGCGACGACCGGATCGTCGCCGTCGGCCCGGACCTGCGGTCGCACCCGGACGCGGCCGGCGCGACCGTCGTCGACACCACCGGTGGCATCGTCTGCCCCGGCTTCGTCGACACCCACCGGCACGCCTGGCAGGCGCAGCTGCGCCGAGGCATCCCGGACGTCAACGACCTCGGCGAGTACGTGATGTCGACGCTGGCCGGCGTCGCACCCGCGTACACCCCGCACGACATGTACGTCGGCACCCGGCTCGCCGCACTCACCGCCCTCGACGCCGGCATCACCACGATGCTCGACTTCTCGCACAACTCCCGCTCGGCGGCGCACTCCGACGCAGCGGTGCAGGCCCTGATCGACACCGGGATCCGGGGCGTGCACGCCTCGATGGGTCCGCACTTTGGCGACTGGGACAAGCAGTGGCCCGCCGACCTGGTCCGGCTGCGGGAGACGTTCCACGGCGCCAACGACGGCCTGGTGACCGTACGGTTGGCGGCGCTGGCCACCGACGAGATCGCCGGACCGGCGCTGGCCTACGGGCCGGAGCTGGCGGCGCTCGCCCGCGATCTCGGCATCGGCGTCAGCGTCGACGCCGTGTTCGGCGAGTCGTCGTCGGCGGCCATCGAGAGCTGGACGACCGCCGGCCTGCTCGGCCCGGACGTGACCCTGATCCACGCCACCGGGCTCACCGGGCAGGCATGGAAGGTGATCGGCGACACCGGGACCACCGTGGCGCTGGCACCCACCTCCGAGGCGCAGATCGGGCTGGAGACGGCGGTGCCGGCGATCGACGAGGCGCTCGCCGTCGGCGTGCGACCCGGGCTCAGCATCGACGTCGAAGTGGCGCTGGCCAGCGACATGTTCACCCAGATGCGGGCGCTGCACGCGATCCAACGGATGCGCGCGGTGCACGCCACCTACGGCACGGATCACCCGGTGGGGCAGCGGATCACCACCCGCGACGTGCTGGACTTCGCCACCGCGCAGGGCGCGCGGACCAACGGGCTCGGCGACGTCACCGGCTCACTCAGCCCCGGCAAGCAGGCGGACCTGCTGGTGGTCCGGGCCGACGAGGTCAACACGATGCCGCTCAACGACGCGGTCGGCACGCTGGTGCTCGGTGCCGACGCCCGCAACATCGACACGGTCGTGGTCGGGGGCCGGATCCGTAAAGCGGCCGGGAGGCTGGTCGACGTCGACGTCGACGAACTGCGCCGTACGGTGACCGCCTCCCGTGAGTCGATCCGCGCAAGCGTCGACGGGTAG
- a CDS encoding Atu4866 domain-containing protein — protein MTTRTLDEAVLAEITADTAGGDTTTDHRRPLMFVDATVHTLDPVIGDFATADLLLGGDVIVAVGPGLRTAAEDDGAIVVDCTGLTIVPAVVDGVAVAGLRTGPADRVGTLTPGNPATFAVIAGAGADDSAVEMVIWRPEQAAAIVVDGEIALFNGRRLTPGTVDETTPTGSDDGSPRVVDSPYLGMWIDETGFIHQELTADGRYDETRGGRPHAYQGSFWIHGDRIVYRDDLGFWAYGRFSDDVLHHAGYVFHRR, from the coding sequence GTGACCACCCGCACACTCGACGAGGCAGTCCTCGCGGAGATCACCGCCGACACCGCAGGTGGGGACACCACAACAGATCATCGTCGGCCGCTGATGTTCGTCGACGCCACCGTCCACACCCTGGACCCGGTGATCGGCGACTTCGCCACCGCCGACCTGCTGCTCGGCGGCGACGTGATCGTCGCAGTCGGCCCCGGCCTGCGCACTGCGGCAGAGGACGACGGGGCAATCGTCGTCGACTGCACCGGTCTGACCATCGTGCCGGCGGTCGTCGACGGCGTCGCTGTCGCCGGCCTGCGTACCGGCCCCGCCGACCGGGTCGGCACCCTGACCCCCGGCAATCCCGCCACCTTCGCCGTGATCGCCGGTGCAGGCGCCGATGACTCCGCCGTGGAGATGGTCATCTGGCGGCCGGAGCAGGCCGCCGCGATCGTCGTCGACGGCGAGATCGCCCTGTTCAACGGCCGCCGACTGACGCCGGGAACGGTCGACGAGACCACCCCGACCGGCTCCGACGACGGCAGCCCCCGGGTCGTCGACAGCCCGTACCTCGGCATGTGGATCGACGAGACCGGCTTCATCCACCAGGAACTCACCGCCGACGGCCGCTACGACGAGACGCGCGGCGGTCGGCCGCACGCGTACCAGGGGTCGTTCTGGATCCACGGCGACCGGATCGTCTACCGCGACGACCTGGGTTTCTGGGCGTACGGCCGGTTCAGCGACGACGTGCTGCACCACGCCGGCTACGTGTTCCACCGCAGGTGA